In Salvelinus namaycush isolate Seneca chromosome 15, SaNama_1.0, whole genome shotgun sequence, a genomic segment contains:
- the si:dkey-87k14.1 gene encoding leucine-rich repeat transmembrane protein FLRT2, which translates to MELHPLRVWNKDWASFLRPWIPILLGLHMQFSRASGSSCPEECRCDRTFVYCNERSLTSVPLGIGEGYKTLYLHNNQINNAGFPSELHNVASVETVYLYGNQLDEFPINLPKNVRVLHLQENNIQTISRAALAQLLWLEELHLDDNSISTVGVEEGAFREAVSLKMLFLTKNHLSSVPIGLPEDLKELRLDENRIAVITEEALRNVTRLERLLLDGNLLTDEGVAPGTFQDLVTLRELSLARNSLTYPPPLLPGDVLVKLNFQDNQMNEIPVTAFAGLRKLERLDISNNQLQSLTEGVFDGLVSLRQLTVRNNLWLCDCSINWVILWLKSLPVSLNVRGFMCQKPETVRGMVIRELNTELIQCPRSTTVALLPTHLPPTLPGLTTRFPPSSTGYPSDTESLSPPSRLPFSPTHHPPLLPSSPPRDGEQRTNLPPLDPERETLQIKFTILNGSAIHVSWVASFPVTAYKVTWAKMGPSLSGDTVRERMVGGEHRGIRLVNLKPKSTYRICVIPLDAFNNYRPKDDTVCSEAVTKPVSYGQGNNTGPPGPEQATQQDLSSPFLLAGLIGGAVIIVLVLLLSIFCWHMHKKGRSSSAKWKYNKGRRKDDYCEAGTKKDNSILEMTETSFQIASLNNEQLLKGDYRIQPIYTPNGGIGFRDCPLGSNSTVYCKNNVQADADFCRT; encoded by the coding sequence ATGGAGCTACATCCATTGCGCGTGTGGAATAAGGACTGGGCCTCTTTCCTCAGGCCATGGATACCCATACTGCTGGGCCTGCACATGCAGTTCTCCCGGGCGTCCGGCTCAAGCTGCCCAGAGGAGTGCCGCTGTGACAGGACCTTTGTTTACTGCAACGAGAGGAGCCTGACCTCGGTGCCTCTAGGGATCGGAGAGGGCTACAAGACCCTCTACCTCCACAACAACCAGATCAACAATGCCGGCTTCCCCTCGGAGCTTCACAACGTCGCCTCCGTGGAGACTGTCTATCTCTATGGTAACCAGCTAGACGAGTTTCCCATCAACCTGCCCAAGAACGTACGGGTACTGCACCTGCAGGAGAACAACATCCAGACCATCTCCAGGGCCGCGCTGGCTCAGCTGCTGTGGCTGGAGGAGCTCCACCTGGACGATAACTCTATCTCCACAGTTGGGGTGGAAGAAGGGGCATTCAGGGAGGCCGTCAGCCTCAAGATGCTTTTCCTCACCAAGAACCACCTGAGCAGTGTCCCTATTGGTCTCCCTGAGGACCTCAAAGAGTTGCGATTGGACGAGAACCGGATTGCAGTGATCACCGAGGAGGCGCTCAGGAATGTGACGAGGTTAGAGCGCCTCCTACTGGACGGGAACCTGCTGACGGACGAGGGTGTGGCCCCTGGAACCTTCCAGGACCTGGTGACACTACGGGAGCTGTCTCTGGCGCGGAACTCCCTCACCTACCCGCCCCCGCTTCTCCCAGGGGATGTTCTGGTGAAGCTGAACTTTCAGGATAATCAGATGAATGAGATCCCTGTGACGGCCTTCGCGGGGCTGAGAAAGCTGGAGAGGCTAGATATTTCCAACAACCAGCTGCAGTCCCTGACAGAGGGGGTCTTTGATGGCCTCGTCAGCCTCAGACAGCTCACTGTTCGTAACAACCTTTGGCTGTGTGACTGCAGCATTAACTGGGTCATACTGTGGTTAAAGTCTCTGCCAGTCTCCCTCAACGTGCGCGGCTTCATGTGCCAGAAGCCCGAAACTGTCCGGGGCATGGTAATCAGAGAGCTGAACACCGAGCTTATCCAGTGCCCTCGCAGCACCACGGTTGCCCTGCTGCCCACCCACTTGCCCCCCACCTTGCCAGGCCTCACCACccgcttccctccctcctccacaggCTACCCCTCAGacactgagtctctctctcccccatccagGCTCCCCTTCTCACCCACACaccacccccccctcctcccctcctcccctcccagagatggggaacagaggactaacCTGCCGCCCCTGGATCCTGAGCGGGAGACCCTGCAGATCAAGTTCACCATACTCAATGGTTCAGCCATCCACGTCAGCTGGGTGGCCTCCTTTCCTGTCACAGCCTACAAGGTCACCTGGGCCAAGATGGGTCCCAGCCTGTCGGGAGACACCGTGAGGGAGAGGATGGTGGGAGGGGAGCACCGGGGCATAAGGTTGGTCAACCTCAAGCCTAAGTCCACCTACCGGATCTGTGTCATCCCGTTGGATGCGTTCAATAACTACCGGCCCAAGGATGATACAGTGTGTTCAGAGGCTGTGACTAAGCCGGTCTCCTATGGCCAAGGTAATAATACAGGGCCACCGGGGCCGGAGCAGGCCACCCAGCAGGACCTCAGTTCTCCCTTTCTTCTGGCTGGCCTCATCGGAGGGGCCGTGATCATAGTTCTGGTGCTTCTCCTTAGCATATTCTGCTGGCACATGCACAAGAAGGGTCGGTCGTCCTCGGCCAAGTGGAAATACAATAAGGGCAGGAGAAAAGACGACTACTGCGAGGCAGGAACCAAAAAGGATAACTCTATACTGGAAATGACTGAGACCAGCTTCCAGATAGCGTCCCTGAACAACGAGCAGCTCCTCAAGGGAGACTACCGCATACAGCCCATTTATACCCCTAATGGGGGCATTGGCTTCAGAGACTGCCCTCTGGGAAGCAATAGCACAGTATACTGCAAGAACAATGTTCAAGCAGACGCAGACTTTTGCCGTACATGA